From Bacillus sp. Bos-x628, the proteins below share one genomic window:
- a CDS encoding HlyD family efflux transporter periplasmic adaptor subunit, whose amino-acid sequence MNRGRLLLTNIIGLIVILAIIAGGAYYYYESTNFVKTDEAKVTGDMYQITAPVAGQIKGWDINEGDEVQKDSTVAKVEGEAKTNIKAVADGTLVKKEVQNNQQVQPGTVLGETIDLSKLYITANIKETDIKNIEKGDKVDIVVDGDPDTTFEGTVEQIGYATNSTFNMLPATNSSGNYTKVTQKVAVKISIKNPSDKVLPGMNASVKISS is encoded by the coding sequence ATGAACAGAGGTCGTTTATTGCTAACGAACATAATTGGTCTTATTGTGATTCTTGCCATTATTGCAGGAGGTGCTTATTACTACTACGAGAGCACAAACTTTGTGAAAACAGATGAAGCAAAAGTGACAGGTGATATGTATCAAATTACAGCACCAGTAGCTGGACAAATCAAAGGCTGGGATATCAATGAAGGTGACGAAGTGCAAAAAGACAGCACAGTTGCAAAAGTGGAAGGTGAAGCAAAAACAAATATCAAAGCAGTTGCTGACGGCACATTAGTCAAAAAAGAAGTGCAGAACAATCAACAAGTGCAGCCGGGTACAGTACTTGGAGAAACAATTGACCTAAGCAAGTTGTACATTACAGCTAACATCAAAGAAACAGATATTAAAAACATTGAAAAAGGCGACAAAGTGGACATCGTTGTAGATGGTGATCCTGATACAACATTTGAAGGAACTGTTGAACAAATTGGTTATGCAACAAACTCGACGTTTAATATGCTACCAGCAACAAATTCAAGTGGTAACTATACAAAAGTGACACAAAAAGTGGCAGTGAAAATTTCAATTAAAAACCCATCTGACAAAGTGCTTCCAGGTATGAATGCATCTGTCAAAATTTCATCTTAA
- a CDS encoding GGDEF domain-containing protein yields MLRDLFINLTILVTFHYLFMLVFKEYFSKKEDTLLRQLCKGIASGLLSVVLMFFSIKTGQAMIDLRHIPLILTAFYGSIVQTFVASCIVIIGRLLIETNVVSFVNIFSLTMIVTASYLIAERHMNHVVKILLSITIGNLMASILFIIFVHETSFELHSTYWIFSYIAGVFNFYVIEHQTKAYQLLNLYEFQAHYDFLTGVLNKRKFDEVLSHAFSLKLEQPLHQISLLYIDIDYFKSINDQYGHHEGDIVLKEIGTTLIKNTRSSDYIGRIGGEEFAVLLPNCSVEKTWQSAERLRRKIADQPIYLQNGTSIHITVSIGCAYYPGTLTDIKQLPIIADQELYKAKQSGRNQVSFSARNRDHLT; encoded by the coding sequence TTGTTAAGAGACCTCTTTATTAATTTAACAATCCTTGTCACATTCCATTATTTATTTATGCTTGTGTTTAAGGAGTATTTTTCAAAAAAGGAAGACACCTTACTCAGACAATTATGTAAGGGAATTGCATCTGGATTGCTTAGTGTTGTATTAATGTTCTTCTCTATTAAAACAGGGCAAGCAATGATCGACTTAAGACATATCCCCCTCATTTTAACGGCTTTTTACGGCAGTATTGTACAAACATTCGTTGCATCATGTATTGTCATCATTGGACGATTATTAATCGAAACAAATGTCGTTTCTTTCGTGAATATTTTTTCCTTGACAATGATCGTCACAGCTTCTTATCTAATTGCTGAACGCCATATGAACCATGTAGTGAAAATACTGTTATCTATTACGATAGGTAACCTGATGGCATCCATTTTATTTATCATCTTTGTGCACGAAACATCGTTTGAACTGCATTCCACCTATTGGATTTTTTCGTATATTGCCGGGGTGTTTAACTTTTACGTCATTGAGCATCAAACAAAAGCATATCAGCTTTTAAATTTGTATGAATTCCAAGCTCATTATGATTTTTTAACAGGTGTTTTAAACAAACGAAAATTTGACGAAGTGCTGAGTCATGCTTTTTCTTTGAAGTTAGAGCAACCTCTCCATCAAATATCCCTTTTATATATAGACATTGATTACTTCAAATCCATCAATGATCAATATGGACATCACGAGGGAGATATCGTATTAAAAGAAATCGGAACAACGCTGATCAAAAACACAAGAAGCTCTGATTACATTGGACGTATCGGAGGAGAGGAATTTGCTGTCCTTCTTCCTAATTGCTCAGTTGAAAAAACATGGCAAAGTGCAGAACGATTGCGGAGAAAAATAGCCGATCAGCCGATTTATTTACAAAATGGGACATCCATTCATATTACAGTTTCAATCGGATGTGCTTATTACCCAGGAACACTTACAGACATCAAGCAATTACCGATTATTGCTGACCAAGAACTTTATAAAGCCAAGCAATCAGGTCGAAATCAAGTGAGCTTTTCCGCGAGAAATAGAGACCATCTGACATAG
- a CDS encoding DHA2 family efflux MFS transporter permease subunit: MANQPAATKQGTGSLSLLIILMAGLFVAILNQTLLNVAMPHLMTEFNVSATTIQWLTTGYMLVNGVLIPLSAFLITRFGQRSLFLLAMISFTLGTFICGIAPNFSTMLIGRLIQAVGGGILQPLVMTTILFIFPPENRGKGMGIFGLAMMFAPAVGPTLSGYIIEHYTWRIMFYGLVPIGAIVIIAAFFMFKNIIEPRKIKLDSLGAVLSVVGFASLLYGVSEAGSDGWTDPIVLSTIIIGAIAIMIFIIQQLKVKNPMLDFRVFKYSIFSLSSVINIIITIALYTGMFLLPIYLQNLVGFTALQSGLLMLPGAIAMLIMSPISGILFDKFGPRPLAIVGMLITVVTTYEFTKLTIDTSYSHIVLMYAIRAFGMSLLMMPVMTAGMNQLPQHLNSHGTAMSNTLRQISGSIGTSLITTIYTNRTTFHYSNMADQTNTTDPFFMNSFQSSVSNVMHHMGITAEAAQKYVYTQLFTKAQVDSNVMGINDAYMWVTLFCAAGVILSLFLRDVRKDKERKVKQHTKQEMTLLPAPKEANQDAR; encoded by the coding sequence ATGGCAAATCAACCTGCAGCGACAAAACAGGGAACAGGCTCCTTGTCTTTACTGATCATTTTAATGGCCGGTTTATTCGTAGCGATTTTAAACCAAACGCTTTTGAATGTAGCCATGCCTCATTTAATGACAGAATTTAATGTCAGTGCGACGACAATTCAGTGGCTTACAACAGGTTATATGCTTGTCAACGGTGTGTTAATTCCGTTATCTGCGTTTTTAATTACACGTTTTGGACAGCGTAGTTTATTCCTTTTGGCCATGATCTCATTTACACTGGGTACATTTATTTGCGGAATTGCGCCTAACTTTTCTACGATGCTCATTGGCCGCTTAATTCAGGCAGTCGGTGGCGGTATCTTGCAGCCGCTTGTCATGACAACAATCCTTTTTATTTTCCCTCCAGAAAACAGAGGGAAAGGAATGGGGATTTTTGGTCTGGCGATGATGTTTGCACCAGCTGTAGGGCCAACATTGTCTGGTTATATTATTGAACATTATACTTGGCGTATTATGTTTTATGGCCTTGTACCAATCGGTGCGATTGTCATTATTGCGGCTTTCTTTATGTTTAAAAATATTATAGAGCCAAGGAAGATCAAGCTGGACAGCCTCGGTGCGGTTCTTTCTGTTGTCGGATTTGCTTCGCTTCTATACGGTGTGAGTGAAGCGGGAAGTGATGGTTGGACAGATCCGATCGTTTTATCCACAATCATTATTGGTGCGATTGCGATCATGATCTTTATTATCCAACAGTTAAAAGTGAAAAACCCAATGCTTGACTTCCGCGTGTTTAAATACAGCATTTTCTCTTTATCAAGTGTCATTAACATCATTATTACCATCGCATTGTATACAGGAATGTTCTTACTTCCAATTTATTTGCAGAACCTTGTTGGATTTACTGCCTTGCAGTCGGGTCTGTTGATGCTTCCTGGAGCGATTGCGATGCTGATTATGTCACCAATATCAGGGATTTTATTTGATAAATTTGGACCTCGTCCGCTTGCGATTGTTGGGATGTTGATTACAGTTGTCACAACTTACGAATTTACAAAGCTCACCATTGACACCTCTTACAGTCACATTGTGCTCATGTATGCAATACGTGCATTTGGTATGTCACTCTTGATGATGCCTGTCATGACAGCGGGAATGAACCAATTACCACAGCATTTAAACAGTCATGGTACAGCAATGTCCAATACGTTACGACAAATTAGTGGTTCTATTGGTACAAGTTTAATCACGACGATTTATACGAATCGTACGACGTTCCATTATTCAAATATGGCTGATCAAACAAATACAACGGATCCGTTTTTTATGAATTCGTTCCAATCTTCTGTGTCCAATGTGATGCATCATATGGGCATCACAGCAGAAGCTGCTCAAAAATATGTTTATACCCAGCTCTTTACAAAAGCTCAAGTTGATTCAAACGTGATGGGGATTAATGATGCTTACATGTGGGTTACATTATTCTGTGCGGCTGGTGTCATTCTGAGTTTATTCCTACGTGATGTACGTAAGGATAAAGAGCGCAAAGTGAAACAGCATACAAAACAAGAAATGACTTTGCTTCCAGCACCTAAGGAAGCAAACCAAGATGCAAGATAA
- a CDS encoding spore coat protein produces MFKKRKGISTGALIAGSTAIIALFSPVLRKRLKGMATMKMSPMMKGNKHNHQQHEHSQKQSHAHQETKGTAEVAQMMKQAFSSDQTNETDHQHHSSSRPNQPPRGAYAKPLHLDESVMNVMDDESIQQVINEIEHK; encoded by the coding sequence TTGTTTAAAAAAAGAAAAGGCATTAGCACAGGCGCACTGATCGCTGGCTCAACAGCCATTATTGCACTATTCTCCCCTGTTTTACGGAAAAGGTTGAAAGGCATGGCGACTATGAAGATGTCTCCTATGATGAAAGGCAATAAGCATAATCATCAACAACATGAGCATTCTCAAAAGCAATCGCATGCGCACCAAGAGACAAAAGGTACTGCAGAAGTCGCTCAAATGATGAAGCAGGCATTCTCATCCGATCAAACGAATGAAACAGATCATCAACATCATTCATCATCAAGGCCAAATCAACCGCCAAGAGGAGCTTATGCGAAGCCTCTTCACCTTGATGAAAGTGTCATGAATGTCATGGATGATGAATCCATCCAGCAAGTGATCAATGAAATAGAGCACAAATAA
- a CDS encoding NAD(P)H-dependent oxidoreductase, with product MKIYVVYDSEGDHTKALAEAIAAGASETEHAEVFIDHVKDADIRKLDQMDAIIWGCPGHFGTISSGLKTWIDRLGYLWAEGKLIDKVGAVFCTTATTHGGLEMTMHNLITPMLHQGMIVVGLPGNVPENALYGSYYGAGVTCPVDSDDLISDEGIELGKALGRRVASVTASFKR from the coding sequence ATGAAAATTTATGTCGTATACGATAGTGAAGGTGACCATACGAAAGCATTGGCTGAAGCCATTGCAGCGGGTGCGAGTGAAACAGAACATGCAGAAGTCTTCATTGACCATGTGAAGGATGCTGATATTCGCAAGCTCGATCAAATGGATGCGATTATTTGGGGCTGCCCTGGTCACTTTGGTACCATTAGTTCTGGATTAAAGACTTGGATTGATCGCCTTGGTTATTTATGGGCAGAAGGGAAACTCATTGATAAAGTTGGTGCAGTCTTTTGCACAACTGCTACGACGCATGGCGGTTTAGAAATGACAATGCACAACTTGATCACGCCAATGCTCCACCAAGGAATGATTGTTGTAGGTCTTCCTGGAAATGTACCGGAGAATGCCTTATACGGCTCTTATTATGGAGCAGGTGTGACATGTCCGGTTGATTCTGACGACTTGATTTCTGATGAAGGAATTGAGCTTGGAAAGGCACTAGGAAGACGTGTAGCATCAGTGACAGCGTCATTTAAGCGATAA
- the queG gene encoding tRNA epoxyqueuosine(34) reductase QueG: MHVGELKEELIQYAKEIGVDKIRFASADTFDSLKDRLILHESLGYLSGFEEPDIEKRTNPSLLLPKAKSIVAIALAYPSKMKNAPRSTKDARRGIFCRASWGTDYHVVLKKKLDMLEEFLRNKHEDIRTKSMVDTGELSDRAVAERAGIGFSAKNCMIITPEFGSYVYLAEMITNVPFEPDEKIEDQCGTCNKCVDSCPTGALVNPGQLNSQRCISFLTQTKGFLPDEFRSKIGNRLYGCDTCQTVCPINKGKDFHLHPEMEPDPEIAKPLLKPLLSISNREFKEKYGYISGSWRGKKPIQRNAILALAHFKDTSALPDLVELMHKDRRPVIRGTAAWAIGKIGDQNQLPELEKALDRESDEEVKQEIIKGIELLQTPLNTK, translated from the coding sequence ATTCATGTTGGAGAATTAAAAGAAGAGTTAATTCAATATGCAAAAGAAATTGGTGTAGATAAAATTCGATTTGCAAGTGCTGATACATTTGATTCATTAAAGGACCGACTCATCTTACATGAATCATTAGGGTATTTGTCGGGCTTTGAAGAACCCGATATCGAAAAAAGAACAAACCCTTCTTTGCTCCTTCCAAAAGCCAAATCAATTGTTGCGATAGCGCTCGCTTATCCTTCTAAGATGAAGAATGCGCCTCGAAGTACAAAAGATGCTAGAAGAGGCATCTTTTGCCGGGCATCATGGGGAACAGATTACCATGTAGTGCTGAAAAAGAAGCTCGATATGCTTGAGGAATTTTTGCGCAACAAGCACGAAGATATACGAACGAAATCAATGGTCGATACAGGTGAGCTGTCTGATCGCGCTGTAGCAGAGCGAGCGGGCATTGGCTTTAGTGCGAAGAACTGTATGATTATCACGCCAGAGTTTGGGTCTTATGTGTACTTGGCTGAAATGATTACAAATGTTCCATTTGAACCAGATGAGAAAATTGAAGATCAGTGCGGGACGTGTAATAAATGTGTAGATTCATGTCCAACAGGGGCTCTTGTGAATCCGGGACAGCTCAATTCTCAAAGGTGTATTTCATTTTTAACGCAAACAAAAGGATTTTTACCTGACGAGTTTCGTTCAAAAATTGGAAATCGCTTGTATGGGTGTGATACGTGTCAGACAGTTTGTCCAATCAATAAAGGAAAAGACTTTCATCTTCATCCAGAAATGGAGCCGGACCCTGAGATTGCAAAGCCGCTTTTAAAGCCGCTGCTTTCGATAAGCAATCGTGAATTCAAAGAAAAATATGGTTATATATCTGGATCATGGCGGGGGAAAAAACCTATTCAGCGAAATGCGATTCTGGCGCTTGCTCATTTTAAAGACACGTCCGCCTTACCAGATTTAGTTGAATTGATGCACAAAGATCGAAGACCAGTTATAAGAGGAACTGCTGCTTGGGCGATTGGCAAAATTGGTGACCAAAACCAGCTTCCTGAACTGGAGAAAGCTCTTGATCGTGAAAGTGACGAAGAAGTAAAACAAGAGATCATCAAAGGGATTGAGTTGTTACAGACACCTTTAAATACTAAATAG
- the trmL gene encoding tRNA (uridine(34)/cytosine(34)/5-carboxymethylaminomethyluridine(34)-2'-O)-methyltransferase TrmL, whose translation MGLHVVLYQPEIPANTGNIARTCAATNTTLHLIRPLGFSTDDKMLKRAGLDYWKYANVVYHDSLNELFEAHPKGQFFYLTKFGQKPHTTFDYSKLDEDYFFIFGRETSGLPKDLIERNMDRCLRLPMTEHVRSLNLSNTAAILVYEALRQQNYRDLM comes from the coding sequence TTGGGACTTCATGTCGTTTTATATCAACCAGAGATTCCAGCTAATACTGGAAATATTGCACGCACATGTGCAGCAACTAATACAACACTTCATCTAATTCGTCCGCTTGGTTTTTCGACAGATGACAAAATGCTAAAACGTGCAGGACTTGATTATTGGAAGTATGCTAACGTTGTGTATCATGATTCATTAAATGAATTGTTTGAAGCACATCCAAAGGGACAATTTTTCTATTTGACGAAATTTGGTCAAAAGCCGCATACAACGTTTGATTACTCTAAGTTAGATGAAGATTATTTCTTCATATTTGGCAGAGAGACGAGCGGATTGCCAAAAGATTTGATTGAACGAAATATGGACCGCTGTCTTCGTTTGCCAATGACGGAACATGTTCGTTCACTTAATTTATCAAATACAGCAGCTATTCTAGTATATGAGGCTCTTCGGCAGCAAAATTATCGTGATCTCATGTAA
- the yhbH gene encoding sporulation protein YhbH: protein MSQQDKSQFIVSQEDWSLHRKGYDDQQRHQKKVKEAIKNNLPDLVTEESIIMSNGKDVVKIPIRSLDEYKIRYNYDKNKHVGQGDGDSQVGDVVARDGSDGKQGQGKGQGAGDQAGEDYYEAEVSLMDLEEALFHELELPNLKQKELDDIIVEQIEFNDIRKTGLTGNIHKKRTMLSAFKRNAMTGSPSFYPIYPEDIKYKTWNEVTKPESKAVVLAMMDTSGSMGLWEKYMARSFFFWMTRFLRTKYETVDIAFIAHHTEAKVVDEENFFSRGESGGTICSSVYRKALELIDERYPPSRYNIYPFHFSDGDNLTSDNARCVKLVTEIMKKANLFCYGEVNQYNRHSTLMSAYKHIQDEKFKHYILKQKSDVFLALKKFFQKEEVLS, encoded by the coding sequence ATGTCCCAGCAAGATAAAAGTCAGTTTATTGTTTCTCAGGAAGACTGGTCCCTCCATCGTAAAGGTTATGACGACCAGCAGCGCCATCAGAAAAAAGTTAAAGAGGCGATTAAAAATAATTTGCCGGATCTTGTCACAGAGGAAAGTATTATTATGTCCAATGGGAAAGATGTTGTCAAAATCCCAATCAGATCATTGGATGAATATAAAATTCGATACAATTATGATAAGAATAAGCATGTGGGTCAAGGAGATGGAGACAGTCAGGTTGGAGATGTCGTCGCACGTGATGGATCAGATGGCAAGCAAGGACAGGGGAAGGGTCAAGGTGCTGGAGATCAAGCGGGAGAGGATTATTACGAAGCAGAAGTCTCATTAATGGATCTTGAAGAAGCGCTGTTTCATGAGCTAGAGCTGCCAAACCTGAAACAAAAGGAGCTTGACGATATCATTGTCGAACAAATCGAGTTCAACGACATTCGTAAAACAGGTTTAACAGGGAATATTCATAAGAAACGAACGATGCTCTCGGCATTTAAACGAAATGCGATGACTGGAAGTCCTTCTTTTTATCCCATATATCCAGAGGATATTAAATATAAAACGTGGAATGAAGTCACCAAACCAGAGTCGAAAGCTGTCGTTTTAGCAATGATGGATACGAGCGGGAGTATGGGGCTTTGGGAAAAATATATGGCAAGGAGCTTTTTCTTTTGGATGACACGCTTCTTACGGACAAAGTATGAAACGGTCGATATTGCATTTATTGCCCATCATACCGAGGCGAAGGTTGTAGATGAGGAGAATTTCTTCTCGCGAGGTGAGAGCGGCGGAACCATTTGCTCATCTGTCTATCGGAAGGCACTAGAGCTAATAGATGAACGATATCCGCCATCACGGTATAATATTTATCCTTTCCATTTTTCTGATGGTGATAATTTGACCTCCGATAATGCTAGGTGCGTGAAGCTTGTTACTGAAATTATGAAGAAAGCCAATTTATTTTGCTATGGCGAAGTGAATCAATATAATCGGCACTCGACGTTAATGTCAGCGTATAAACATATTCAGGATGAGAAATTTAAGCATTATATTTTAAAGCAAAAATCAGACGTTTTTCTCGCATTAAAAAAATTTTTTCAAAAAGAAGAAGTCCTTTCTTAA
- a CDS encoding PrkA family serine protein kinase — MDILKKIAQHREEEQRLKWEGTFSDYLDIIKENPLVAQSAHSRVYHMIKDSGIEEKNGVRTYKFFNQDLFGLEESLERLVEEYFHPAAKRLDVRKRILLLMGPVSGGKSTLVTRLKRGLEEYSLTDNGAVYAIKGCPMHEDPLHLIPQNLREDFYREYGIRIQGNLSPLNMMRLEEEYGGRIEDVQIERIFFSEDKRTGIGTFSPSDPKSQDIADLTGSIDFSTIAEFGSESDPRAYRFDGELNKANRGMMEFQEMLKCDEKFLWHLLSLTQEGNFKAGRFALISADELIVAHTNETEYRSFISNKKNEALHSRIIVMPIPYNLKVTEEERIYHKMISESDVADVHIAPHTLKVAAMFSILTRLKEPKRSDIDLVKKMRLYDGENVEGFQSVDIDEMKKEFHDEGMSGIDPRYVINRISSTIIRKNMESINALDVLRSLKEGLDQHPSISSEDRERYLNFISVARKEYDDIAKKEVQKAFVYSYEESAKTLMDNYLDNVEAYCNKNKLRDPLTGEEMNPDEKLMRSIEEQIGISENAKKAFREEILIRISAYARKGKRFDYNSHERLREAIQKKLFADLKDVVKITTSTKTPDEQQLKKVNEVVARLIDEHGYNSTSANELLKYVGSLLNR, encoded by the coding sequence ATGGATATTTTAAAGAAAATTGCACAGCACAGAGAAGAAGAGCAGCGTTTAAAATGGGAAGGCACATTCAGCGATTATTTAGACATTATTAAGGAAAATCCGCTTGTCGCTCAATCTGCTCATTCCCGCGTTTATCATATGATTAAAGACAGCGGGATTGAAGAAAAGAATGGGGTCAGAACCTACAAATTTTTTAATCAAGATCTCTTTGGGTTAGAGGAATCACTAGAGAGGTTAGTTGAAGAATATTTCCATCCTGCAGCAAAGCGCTTAGATGTGCGGAAGCGTATTTTATTGTTGATGGGACCGGTAAGCGGCGGGAAGTCGACACTTGTGACGAGACTCAAAAGAGGACTGGAGGAATATTCACTTACAGACAATGGCGCAGTATATGCGATTAAAGGCTGCCCTATGCATGAAGATCCGCTCCATCTCATTCCGCAAAATCTTCGTGAAGATTTTTATAGAGAGTATGGTATACGTATTCAGGGAAATCTGTCGCCCCTGAATATGATGAGGTTAGAAGAGGAATATGGAGGCCGCATTGAGGATGTACAAATCGAGCGGATATTTTTCTCAGAGGATAAACGAACCGGCATCGGAACCTTCAGTCCGTCTGATCCGAAATCTCAAGATATTGCCGATTTAACTGGCAGCATTGATTTTTCAACAATTGCTGAATTCGGGTCAGAATCTGATCCGCGTGCATATCGGTTTGATGGGGAACTCAATAAGGCGAACCGCGGGATGATGGAGTTTCAGGAGATGTTAAAGTGTGATGAAAAATTTCTATGGCACCTTCTTTCGTTAACCCAAGAAGGGAACTTTAAGGCAGGTCGTTTTGCCTTGATTAGTGCTGATGAACTCATCGTTGCACATACGAATGAAACCGAGTACCGGTCGTTTATATCAAATAAGAAAAATGAAGCCTTGCATTCAAGAATTATCGTGATGCCGATTCCTTATAACTTAAAAGTGACAGAGGAAGAGCGGATTTATCATAAAATGATTTCAGAAAGTGATGTAGCGGATGTTCATATTGCGCCGCATACGCTGAAGGTGGCGGCAATGTTCTCCATTTTGACGAGATTAAAGGAGCCGAAGCGGTCTGATATTGATCTGGTGAAAAAAATGCGCCTCTATGATGGAGAAAATGTCGAAGGCTTCCAATCCGTTGATATTGATGAGATGAAAAAGGAATTTCACGACGAAGGGATGAGCGGAATTGACCCTCGATATGTGATCAATCGAATTTCATCGACCATTATTCGAAAGAATATGGAATCCATTAATGCACTTGATGTGCTCCGTTCTTTAAAGGAAGGATTGGATCAGCATCCGTCTATTTCCAGCGAAGATCGGGAACGGTATTTGAATTTTATTTCTGTCGCCCGAAAAGAATACGACGATATTGCGAAAAAGGAAGTTCAAAAGGCATTTGTGTATTCCTATGAAGAATCTGCGAAAACGCTCATGGATAACTACTTGGATAATGTTGAGGCTTACTGCAATAAAAACAAGCTTCGTGATCCGTTAACGGGTGAAGAAATGAATCCAGATGAAAAGCTCATGCGTTCGATTGAAGAACAAATCGGTATTTCTGAAAACGCCAAGAAGGCTTTCCGGGAAGAAATTTTAATTCGGATTTCCGCTTATGCTAGAAAGGGCAAGCGCTTTGATTATAATTCACATGAAAGATTAAGAGAGGCGATTCAGAAGAAGCTGTTTGCTGACTTAAAAGACGTTGTGAAGATCACGACTTCAACGAAGACGCCAGACGAGCAACAGTTGAAAAAGGTAAACGAAGTGGTGGCTAGGCTGATTGATGAGCATGGTTATAATTCAACAAGTGCAAATGAACTTTTAAAATATGTAGGCAGTCTTCTGAATCGTTAA
- the cspB gene encoding cold shock-like protein CspB → MLEGKVKWFNSEKGFGFIEVEGQDDVFVHFSAIQGDGFKTLEEGQSVSFEIVEGNRGPQAANVNKA, encoded by the coding sequence ATGTTAGAAGGTAAAGTAAAATGGTTCAACTCTGAAAAAGGTTTCGGATTCATCGAAGTTGAGGGTCAAGATGATGTATTCGTTCACTTCTCTGCTATCCAAGGCGATGGCTTCAAAACTTTAGAAGAAGGTCAATCAGTTTCTTTCGAAATCGTTGAAGGTAACCGTGGACCACAAGCTGCTAACGTTAACAAAGCGTAA
- a CDS encoding amidase domain-containing protein, producing MKRLIQQTVEDRLEYLINGHMMRQPQLISDAEAVDRKKELFARRRVEIVKAKAKAKLLHSTIQDDGTLHVQYLAHLTYVCKDVDDSFYLEEQVEKREAFLYNDILVKDHMIEVDRQSEETALVRFQDEEEFGRAFHYDRRAAVQYAETYWNKRNPAYKNFEDNCTNFISQCLKAGNAPTRGYPNRGSGWWVRPHTWSYSWTVAHSLKNYLTTSKAGLRAKMLKEAKELSIGDVICYDFEGDGRYNHTTIVVDHDKSGMPLVNAQTYDSRMRYWSYEDSTAYTPSIRYAFFHILDDASKSS from the coding sequence GTGAAACGATTAATACAACAAACGGTAGAAGACAGGCTGGAGTATTTAATAAATGGCCATATGATGCGACAGCCGCAACTTATTTCTGATGCAGAAGCAGTAGATCGAAAGAAGGAGCTTTTCGCTAGAAGACGTGTTGAGATTGTCAAAGCGAAAGCGAAAGCAAAGCTTTTGCACTCAACGATTCAGGATGATGGAACTTTGCATGTACAATATCTTGCTCATCTCACATATGTCTGTAAGGATGTAGATGATTCGTTTTATTTAGAAGAACAGGTTGAAAAAAGGGAAGCATTTCTATATAACGACATCCTTGTCAAAGATCATATGATCGAGGTAGACAGACAAAGTGAAGAAACTGCTCTAGTTCGATTTCAGGATGAAGAGGAATTTGGAAGAGCCTTTCATTATGATCGACGTGCGGCTGTCCAATATGCGGAGACGTACTGGAATAAAAGGAATCCAGCATATAAAAATTTTGAAGATAACTGTACAAATTTTATTTCTCAATGTTTGAAAGCAGGGAATGCGCCAACAAGAGGATATCCTAATCGGGGGTCAGGTTGGTGGGTGCGACCTCATACGTGGAGCTATAGCTGGACAGTGGCTCATTCTTTGAAAAATTATTTAACAACTTCTAAAGCCGGATTAAGAGCGAAGATGCTAAAGGAGGCTAAAGAGCTTAGCATAGGAGATGTCATCTGCTACGATTTTGAAGGAGATGGGCGTTATAACCATACTACGATTGTCGTTGACCATGATAAAAGCGGGATGCCGCTTGTAAATGCACAGACGTATGATAGCCGCATGCGCTATTGGTCTTATGAGGATTCGACAGCTTACACGCCATCTATTCGTTATGCTTTTTTTCACATTTTGGACGATGCTTCAAAGAGTAGTTAA